AACGGAGGAGCATGCGCGCCGGACCTAGTGACTTAGcgattttttttgttctgaaagaaaaagtgagtgGGATGAGGATGGAGTAGTGGCCATCACCCTGCAAAAAAATGAATAAAAGATAAATAAATGTGATTCCAGGGGATCCAGATCAGGGAAAGACCAGGAACCAGGACCAGGAAGCATAAGAGTGAGTCCGCTCCAAAGGGGAGTAAAGAAACcccaaatttatttttttgttggccgTAGGGAATAGGTCACAGCTCCGCCACCCTGGCCTGTTGTTCCTGCTGGTCTCGAAGGATCAGACCTGGCCACGTAGTGCGGGACCCTCGCCCACTTAGGgagaagaaaaaaaagcacatcaacttatttactcccattaattatttttgttagacGTCTCTAGTTATAAGTATATGTAATTTAAGTCCGTccatatttattatatatatgtaacctatttatttatatttattatattatttattccTATTAATCTAATTATTTATTAACCGCCAGTAGTACTAAGATGAGGGGGGGATGAATAGGCAGGCCTAGTTTAGAAATGATATCGTGTGAAAATAGGAAATGAAGTGAAGATTATAACGAAGAAATGAATTGTTAAGCGTTTCGTATGGGGggaagaggagccacagcaacgaGAGGGTAAGGTTTTTGCCAATGGCAGGGAGATCCGGAACGTGTGATTCAGATCTCAGGTAGGGTGGGTGCGTCGGGGGTAAAACATCGACACCTCGACCTGGTCCAAGTCTGTGTTGAGGGAAGACTGTAATgttgtttgtcgagtagagtccgttttttcagtttttttttgtcggttatttttgttgtttcatttTGTTCGAGATGTCCAATCAGTTGGTTGTTGTGCGACCTGAGGGCTTGGGAAGTATCCAGCCCTGGGATGACTGGCTAGCCGGCCTTGCCCCAAAGAAAAACAAAGGTTCGTAACATTCGGGTAATGTTACTAGCTAACTAGAACCCTCAGCCTTGCCCAGAAACTTTAATCCGATTGACGAATCATTTTCCCACAAGACTGGTTCATTTTAAAGCAGCTTCAGCtcttgaatttgaattttcaATGGTTGGGACCGGTTGCTACCGATTCATACTCGATTCAAATAGAGCGAAAAAGAGAACCTTAACTGATTTAATGAGAGCGCAAAAAGAGCCAACAACCGTTTCGAAGAAAGCAATTCGACCATCAATACTATCGATTGGATGCAAGTGGTGTgcgccaaatagaaattgtttgaaagtgaatgagcGAAAAGGATTTAGATCCAATCCATTGGAATAAATGATTTGAGAGCGGTCACCGCAGGTAGAGTTCAGTATTCTAGGGATGGTTGTTAAATATGTATTGATATATCAATTTTTTGATATATATCGACTTATATGTCTGATATTTTTTGGCTGGGCGAACATATTAACATGAATATTTTTCTCAGATTTGGCCGAGTCGATACTATTTTTCTGTTGGCTCAGGACGTTAGATCAAATATATCCGCGACTTTTGATTCTACTTATCGATGTACAGGAAGCTGCGAACATCGGTACTTTTGTGCGATAGTCTGATAAAATCCGGCGGTTACATGCctttattttgaaaataacAAGCCGCCCATAAAATTGTATTTATTCAAATAGTAACCACTCAACTTAACCACTGTTCATCATCAGCGATCTTTTCTTTTTCCCTGAAGAACATGTGTTTGATTCCAACTACACAGAAAGCGACAAAAGTAACGAAACTCCTGGTGCTAAAAAATGAAGCTAGGAAGCCGCAAAGGTTACCTTTATAAAGCCAGTGCTGCCAATGCGGGGACAGAAAATATATCGTTTTCGCCGGCTTTGTCAATCGGAATAGGCCAAACATTTGTTCAGATATTGTCAACAAATCTGGCAATTAATAGTCAGTTCAGTGAGTGTTCTGTGTAAAAATTGTGAAGCTAGAAATAAGTTACAATAACACGCCTAAGTTCGCCTGTATTTTCAGTAGTAATTTCGAACTGCATCGTTCGCAGCCTCCCTGAAAAAAGCAAGTGAAAAGTGAACAAATAGCACAGTAATTCGAATTACTTTCTTCAATTAGTGCACATACGTACGTATTTATTGTCTGAAAATCAGAATCAGTGAGAATCCCAATGTTCTATCAGAATGAACGGTCATCATCGCAAGAGAAAGTGGCAAGCTGGGCGCGGTGAGGATCTCACCCCCGACGACCGTAGTGAGTTAATTGCCGAGTTGATGGCTAAACTAGACGGAGTCAATTTCGTCGCCGACTTTTTCCACATCTGTCGACTGAAACTGCTGATCACCGACTGCCTGCCCGACCACAAGGAGCAGCTGCTACGCATTCTCATAGGCTGTGTGACCCGGCCCCCCAGCCCGGCCACAGCTAGCTACGCCAAAATTGTGAGTCTCCTCTGCAACGACTTTGATCTCCTGATGGTCGACTGCATCCGCGCCCTGATGGTGGTCCACCAGAAGGCACTCATCGATGGCAAGTGGGAGAAGGCGCGCGGCCTGGAGAGCTTCTTCGCCGAGCTATGCAAGTGACATAGCATAGAAGGGCCCTGGCTATGCAGTTTGATCACTGCACTGCCCCTGTTCGGACACGATACGTAATACATATCAAACTCTCGGTAAACAAAACATAGCATATTCAATAACACGACATTAACACACGAGCCTAACACACGAGCCAAATAAACGAAGAATCTAGGCAACGATATTGGTGCACTTTAAGGATTTGTTTTAGGTACTActcgtattattatttattcaacAGAAATTCCCCACCATCCAGCCCCGCAACCCACTCGACAATCCGTTTGAAGAACTCAGCGTCGACCAGCTCGACGATCCGCACATTCCCATTTTGTCATCTTCGCTGCAGCTAACCAGGCTCCATGGCCCCCAGGTAGATGGGCACCTGGAATCACACCACACAAAGGATGTGTGGGGAAATTATCCACATGCACATGCCCCTCTGTACTAACATCTTGGCTCACTCAAATTTCACAGTTTTATTTTGAAGAGTGAGAGGTTTTAGATTGGCTAACGACCCAACAAAATTTTGGATCAAGCTCAAACTGCCATTTGATTATGTTTATTAAACATACGAGTAAAATCTGCGTCCAACAAAGGGGGAGGCGGGGGGTGTGCATTAAAGCTACTTGAAGAGCAGAGGCAACCTGCAGTGAGGCTCCGTCTGACTGGGATTGTCCGAATAGAGCGACATGGTCCTAGCGGTGAGATCGATAATGCCAACGGCAATGGTTTTGACCACCTCATCACAGCTGCCATTCTCGCGCCACACGCAATACATTCCCCCAGAGACATCGCCCAGCATATGGCGCACATCCTGCTCGCTCGATGGCGGCTTGTAGGTGCCGAACGCCTGCATTCGCGATACGCTGGAGTCGACCATCAGAGCGTTGGCCTGATCCTGGCGTATGCGATCGAATCTAGGATCGAATCGAGAATTACTCAAGCTGCGCTAATGACTACTGGTAGATCTCTGGTACTCACTGATTCACATGGTAGTTATGATTGCCCAAGGGTATCTCCTTGATGTTCAAAAGCGACTCATTCTTACGGTCTGGCGAAGGCGCCATCTCCACATTATAGAACATCTGGCGGGGATCGCTGTGAAATCAAGGAACAAGAAAACTGCAGACTGTTGACCGTTGACCAAAGTCCCTTTGATACTCACGCCAAGAAGGTAAAGTTAATGGAGCAGGCATCGGCTGCTCCCACACCTGCGTCCTTGAGCACCCTAAAAGCATCGTCCACATTGCTGGTGGCCAGCAGGGCTCGTGTCAAGAAGTGTCTCGCTAAAAAGCATTAAAGCCAACCCTCATTAAAGGTCTCTTATCCCATCGAAAGGGAAATGGGAAGTACACTCACGTGTCTTGCCACTGCGCAACAGCTCCGCACTGATCGTATTGATGCTGAAGACCAGGCCATGATAATTCTGATTCATGGTGTAGCCGGGCAAGTGTCCGGCATAGCACAGGGACATAAAGTGCTCCTCCTTGACATTGTATTTGCCCTGCGGCTTGTCGCTGATGATGTGCGCGTCAACAAAATAGTAATGATTGAGGGATTCCGTCAGGGCATCCTCGGTGTGACCCAACAGTCGCTATAAACGAGACGTTGCACTGTATTAAAGCAATCTTCTGGGGCTCCTCTAGGCTTTACCTACGCAATTCTTTTGGTTGACAATGATTGTGGAGCAGCCAGTCGGCTGGTTATTGTTGCGCGGCTGTAGCTTCAACGCCTGCGGCAGGATGTCGTCAAGGTGCAGCAGAAAGAGCTGAAATAtgataaacgttttaaaaacaaaattaaatatatatattaaaatataacCATGTACGTCTGCTAATCTCTTTATTTATAAGATATACAGCTGAAATTTTTCAAACAGCAGTACCGTTCTTTACTGGACTtttcgataaaatataccgtccgaccctcagaaatataccaaaatataccgtctcatttgaaaaatataccgtaaatgtactgacgaattcatgttctattttacatattcctcgtttttaaaattccgtggaatattactagctatacaGCACATTTATCTATGCCCGAAtcattttatccgattaattaAACTATTCTCAActtgactggtttattttaaacacttgcttttattgaattttgcgtaaaaagaggttttagcgaaataagtcgaacaaaaaacaagtagcgaaataggtcaatcaaaacaaacgaaaaaggaaattgctcaattttgctgactaactaaatctctcagcaatgcccacatagttttatcccattgatgaataaattttctacaagattggatagtttttaatccttgcttttattgtatttattgtaaaaacagggttaaacgaaaaagttcaacGAAAAAAAGAGTCGCagtgttgctggtatttgaagacgTGATGCGTGTATAGCCTTTGTACACCCTATTTCGCTAATTTTGTATGAAGATCAAACGTAATTtattaagaccttttctcaaattgttattctttagacatattcaagtACCTTATTAGTATCTTGCATATATTTAtgtcgatcctgatacctactgagccttggaagacaaacgtattcacaattctataacattcatttcccccagggtatgtgtgcatggaattagcaacatgtttgtgtatggaatgggactcattgttgctaaagcgaaactgcggcgaatcGGGTATTGCCAAGCTATATAGATTTTCCCACTTAGCTTTATCGCAtagataaatacattttttacaaGATTGCTCCTTTTAATTACCtttatgtattttattttgactaaaatacGGTTTTCAAGGAAATGTTGCCGCAACAgtgtgtatggaatgggactcattgtttCTAAagcg
The Drosophila miranda strain MSH22 chromosome XL, D.miranda_PacBio2.1, whole genome shotgun sequence genome window above contains:
- the LOC117187033 gene encoding uncharacterized protein LOC117187033; protein product: MSMGVQANVDASPSSSYRLADVHGYILIYIFNFVFKTFIIFQLFLLHLDDILPQALKLQPRNNNQPTGCSTIIVNQKNCRLLGHTEDALTESLNHYYFVDAHIISDKPQGKYNVKEEHFMSLCYAGHLPGYTMNQNYHGLVFSINTISAELLRSGKTPRHFLTRALLATSNVDDAFRVLKDAGVGAADACSINFTFLADPRQMFYNVEMAPSPDRKNESLLNIKEIPLGNHNYHVNQFDRIRQDQANALMVDSSVSRMQAFGTYKPPSSEQDVRHMLGDVSGGMYCVWRENGSCDEVVKTIAVGIIDLTARTMSLYSDNPSQTEPHCRLPLLFK
- the LOC117187470 gene encoding uncharacterized protein LOC117187470 is translated as MNGHHRKRKWQAGRGEDLTPDDRSELIAELMAKLDGVNFVADFFHICRLKLLITDCLPDHKEQLLRILIGCVTRPPSPATASYAKIVSLLCNDFDLLMVDCIRALMVVHQKALIDGKWEKARGLESFFAELCK